A genomic window from Sorex araneus isolate mSorAra2 chromosome 2, mSorAra2.pri, whole genome shotgun sequence includes:
- the LOC101554333 gene encoding olfactory receptor-like protein OLF4, whose protein sequence is MERENDSQVLEFLLRGFSEDPELQPLIFAIFLSMYLITVFGNLLLILAVVLDHHLHTPMYFFLCNLSFVDICYTSTTVPKMLVNIQTHSKAITYEGCITQLYFFIVFVTLDILLLTVMAYDRYVAICHPLHYIVIMNPQVCGLLVLGSWVPSNLISLLQSLMILRLSFCTDLEIPSFFCELKQIIPLACSDTFLNDLFTYFGAVLVGICPLTGILYSYSKIISSLCGISSAQGKYKAFSTCVSHLSVVSLFYCTSLGVYLSSAGPHSSQSSAIASVMYTVVTPMLNPFIYSLRNKDLKKTLEAFFIRGLIKG, encoded by the coding sequence ATGGAGCGAGAAAATGATTCACAAGTTTTGGAATTTCTTCTTCGTGGATTTTCAGAGGATCCAGAACTGCAGCCCCTGATATTTGCAattttcctgtccatgtacctgatcaCTGTCTTTGGGAACCTGCTGCTCATCCTGGCTGTGGTCTTAGACCAccacctccacacccccatgtacttcttcctctgtaATCTGTCCTTTGTGGACATTTGTTACACCTCCACCACTGTGCCCAAGATGCTGGtgaatatacagacacacagcaaaGCCATCACCTACGAAGGCTGCATCACACAGTTGTATTTCTTCATAGTCTTTGTAACTTTGGACATCTTACTCCTGAcggtgatggcctatgaccgttacgtggccatctgccaccccctgcactacataGTTATCATGAACCCTCAGGTCTGTGGACTGCTGGTGCTAGGGTCATGGGTTCCAAGCAACCTGATCTCACTGTTGCAAAGCTTAATGATACTGCGATTGTCCTTTTGCACAGACTTGGAAATTCCCAGCTTCTTCTGTGAACTCAAACAGATAATCCCACTTGCCTGCTCTGATACATTTCTGAATGATTTGTTCACATATTTTGGTGCTGTTTTGGTGGGCATTTGTCCTCTCACTGGAATCCTATACTCTTACTCTAAGATCATTTCCTCCTTATGTGGAATCTCCTCAGCCCAAGGGAAGTATAAAGCGTTTTCCACCTGTGTGTCTCATCTCTCCGTGGTCTCTTTATTTTACTGTACAAGCCTTGGAGTGTACCTGAGCTCTGCTGGTCcacacagctcacagtctagtgCCATCGCCTCAGTGATGTAcacggtggtcacccccatgctgaaccccttcatctacagtctCCGGAACAAAGACTTAAAGAAAACGTTGGAAGCATTCTTTATAAGGGGACTTATAAAAGGTTGA
- the LOC101554597 gene encoding olfactory receptor-like protein OLF4 → MERENNSQVLEFLLRGFSSEPELQPVIFVIFLSMYLITFFGNLLIILAVISDPHLHTPMYFFLCNLSFVDICSTTTTLPRMLVNTQTQSKAITYESCMTQLYFFIVFVTLDIFLLTVMAYDRYVAICHPLHYTVIMNPQVCGLLVLGSWIPSNLISLLHSSLVLRLSFCTDLEIPSFFCELKQMVQLACSDTFVNNFFIYIGAVVLGGGSMTGILYSYSKIVSSIRGVSSTQGKYKAFSTCVSHISVVSLFYCTSIGVYLSSAAPQSSYSSAVASVMYTVVTPMLNPFIYSLRNKDIKRALETFFMMGTAKG, encoded by the coding sequence atggaaagagaaaacaattcaCAAGTTTTGGAATTTCTTCTCCGTGGATTCTCTTCAGAACCAGAACTGCAGCCCGTCATCTTTGTGATTTTCCTCTCCATGTACCTGATCACCTTCTTTGGGAACTTGCTCATCATCCTCGCTGTGATCTCAGACCCTcatctccacacccccatgtactttttcctctGCAACCTGTCTTTTGTGGACATCTGTTCCACAACCACCACCCTCCCCAGGATGCTGGtgaatacacagacacagagcaaAGCCATCACCTATGAAAGCTGTATGACTCAGTTGTATTTCTTCATCGTCTTTGTAACATTGGACATCTTCCTCCTGAcggtgatggcctatgaccgctatgtggccatctgccaccccctgcactacacggtcatcatgaacccTCAGGTGTGCGGGCTGCTGGTTCTAGGGTCTTGGATTCCAAGCAACTTGATATCATTGTTACACAGCTCACTGGTGCTACGGTTGTCCTTTTGCACAGACTTGGAAATCCCCAGCTTCTTCTGTGAACTCAAACAGATGGTCCAACTTGCCTGCTCTGATACCtttgtcaataatttttttatatatattggtGCAGTTGTGCTGGGTGGGGGTTCCATGACTGGCATCCTTTACTCTTACTCTAAGATCGTTTCCTCCATACGTGGGGTCTCATCAACCCAGGGGAAGTACAAAGCGTTTTCCACCTGTGTGTCTCACATCTCCGTGGTTTCCTTATTCTATTGTACAAGCATAGGTGTGTACTTGAGCTCTGCCGCTCCCCAAAGCTCTTACTCCAGTGCCGTCGCCTCAGTGATGTAcacggtggtcacccccatgctgaaccccttcatctacagcctcaggaACAAAGACATCAAGAGGGCTTTGGAAACATTCTTTATGATGGGAACTGCAAAAGGTTGA
- the LOC129401833 gene encoding olfactory receptor 7A10-like encodes MERKNNSQALEFILREFSAEPETQPLLFVIFLSMYLTTVLGNLLIILAVSFDPHLHMPMYFFLSNLSFVDICFTSTTVPKVLVNIQTQSKAITYAGCITQMYFFVDFTTLDALLLTAMAYDRFVAICHPLHYITTMNPRLCVQMVLGSWTLSNVTSLLHSLMMLRLSFCTDLEIPNFFCDLKQLLQLACSDNLYNNVAMYFASLLLGGSSLLGILYSYSKIFSSVRRIASAQGRYKAFSTCASHLSVVSLFYCTCFSIYLSSAASHSSHSSAIASVMYTVVTPMLNPFIYSLRNKDIKRALGTFLMVGTTK; translated from the coding sequence atggaaagaaaaaacaattcacAAGCTTTGGAATTTATTCTTCGTGAGTTCTCAGCAGAGCCAGAAACGCAGCCGCTcctatttgtgatttttctttcgATGTACCTGACCActgtgctggggaacctgctcatcatcctggccgtcagcttcgacccccacctccacatgcccatgtacttcttcctgtccaacctgtccttcgtggacatctgcttcacctccaccaccgtcCCCAAGGTGCTGGTGAACATCCAGACGCAGAGCAAAGCCATCACCTATGCAGGCTGCATCAcccaaatgtatttttttgtaGACTTTACAACTTTGGATGCCTTGCTCTTAACCGCAATGGCCTATGatcgctttgtggccatctgccaccccctgcattACATAACCACCATGAACCCCCGGCTCTGTGTGCAGATGGTTCTGGGGTCTTGGACCCTAAGCAACGTGACTTCACTGCTACACAGCTTAATGATGCTGCGATTGTCCTTCTGCACAGACTTGGAAATCCCCAACTTCTTCTGTGATCTCAAACAGTTGCTGCAACTTGCCTGCTCCGACAACTTATATAATAATGTGGCGATGTACTTCGCGTCTCTTCTCCTGGGCGGTAGTTCCCTGCTGGGGATCCTTTACTCTTACTCTAAGATATTTTCCTCTGTACGTCGAATCGCATCAGCTCAGGGCAGGTATAAAGCGTTTTCCACCTGTGCTTCTCACCTCTCTGTGGTCTCCTTATTCTATTGTACGTGCTTTAGCATCTACTTGAGCTCTGCCGCTTCCCACAGTTCTCATTCCAGTGCCATCGCCTCGGTGATGTAcacggtggtcacccccatgctgaaccccttcatctacagcctcaggaACAAAGACATCAAGAGAGCTTTGGGAACGTTCCTTATGGTGGGGACTACAAAATGA